Within the Campylobacterota bacterium genome, the region CATAAAGCTTACCAAGCCTGGCTGGCGATGATACAAAACTATGTGAGAGTCTGTAGCTGATGCCCCTGCACAAGCATGCTCTCGCTCTAGAGCTGCCATGGCCCTAATTTGCCCTATGAGACTTTTTTCAACATGCGGCACCATAAATGTAAATTTTTTATCTATAACGTCTTTCCACTCGTTATTAAGCAAATGTAACAACGAACCAGTCTGCGTTTTTTGCCCAAATTTATCACCAAAATAATCTGATGGCCTTTGAACGTTAACATGCTGATTAACCGCAAACTTCTTTTTTGCAATTCCCGATTTATCTTTGGCACCCCAATCAAGCAGGCATGCAACGACATCAGATTTTCCTGCTCCAAATGCTATGGACAAGGCTGACTTACCAGATGCATCTACATCGTCAATATCAGCCCCTTTTTCAAGCAAAAACTTCACTATCCTGCAATCACCCGCATATGCGGCATAGTGCAGCACAGTCCAACCAGCATCTGTTTTAGCATTAACATTTGCTCCACTACTAACAAGTAGCTCTGCCATTTCAAGATAATGCTGACTTACTACATAATGCAGTGGCGTCCACCCAGCATGAGTTTGAGCATTAACATCGATATCATGACCTTCTTGCAGCAATAACCTAACCATCTCGATATTTTTCTTTTGAACAGCATCATGTAGCTGGGTCCACCCACGTATTTTTTTTGTAGCTTGATTTTTGTTACTATCAACATTTTTAACAATCTCACTTTGTACTGATTCTGTCTCCTCTGACGATCCGGCCTGACTTAACGTTGTAACAGCAACAACATCTTTACTCTCAGGTTTCCTTTGCTCGGCATTCTTTTTTGAAAACAGAGCAGCAAAAAAACTAGCCGCTCGGCTAAAGAGATGTGTTAAATAAGATTTTTTTGCATACAACTCATCATTATTTTTATCAACGTTCTGTTTTTTATTTTCTACAGCTACATGAGATTGTCGAGTTGGCACCGTGGACTTTAAACTCAATGAAGATTGCGATAACAAATGGTTTCCTGCAGCGTTTTTTGGCGTATTTGTGACAGAACTCGCATGATAAGCAATTTTTTTTGGGGATAAAATTACAGAGGCATAATTTACTCGTTTATTACGACATATGCCAGCAGTTAAAGATTGCACAGGAGCACCAAATGACTGCGCTAATGGCAACATTTTTCTTATTCCCTTGAGCGGTTCTTGAACCTTAGGTGTAAATAATGTCTTATTTTTGGCAGAAATATTGTTGTAACTATTCTTACCTGTGACAGTGTGTGCCTCTAGCGTTAGCGCAAGACAACTCAATATTGCTAGAAAAAATGCTCTGCGTAGAATGTCCATAATCCCCTCCATTTTTCAAGCTTCTATACAGGCTCAGTATACAGGGCCTTCTCTAGCTCAGACCAACGTCGCTGCGCATACTCAGAAACTTCAGGTGCTATGAATGTGCTTGCAACAGTGCTCGTACACAAACCTATCACCCTTGCCTCGTTTCCAAAAACTGACCACAAAGCCCAATGCAGTGCACGTAAACTCTTCGAATATTCTTTTTGTTTATCCTGCGGCATCCACCGCTTAAAAATATCATCAAAATTAATAACACGTTCAAGCTCTTGTTTTGATGCTCTATCTAAAAAAAACTTCAATACTTTTAACTTATTCTTCTTAGATTCTTCTGTTAATGCTCCATCAAATTTTGCCATCAAAAATTTACGCACACATTCTATAAGAATTGATGTCTGGTAAGGCTGAGTATTGTCATCAGCGCGCACACTAAACCCTGATGTTTGAGCTCCACGCTCAAGCAAGAGAGTAATTACTTCAAAATCTGGTTGTTCAGCTTTTGCTGTAGCAAAATAGAGTACATTAAAACCCCATCGATCTGCAGCATCAACATTTACAAGCTTGTCAGTTTTTAGCAATAACTTAACTAGATCGTTCTTCTTATTTTGCGTTGCATAAAGCAGTGGGGTAAGACCATCGCCATTATTCTGGTCTAAATCAATTGTTTCATGGTTTATAAGAGTAGTTAGAGTAGCTTGATTACCTTTTTCAAGGACATAAAAAATAATTGGTTTACCTCTTGTGTCTTTTGCATCAGGATCAGCACCATGTTGCAACAGTAGCATAACCATATCAATGTTATCTCGAAGGATTGCATCACATAAAAGTGGTCTACAAAATGAACCTACACAGTAGAGGCTATTAGGATTAGCCCCACTTTCAAGCAATTTTTGAGCCTCTTGGCAATCCCCAACGTTAACCGCATCAAATAGTGCATTATCCCGCTCATCCTGAAAATTTGATCTTTCTTCTGGTGTTAACGCTCTTTCTTGCTCTTTAGGTTCAGCATCCTTCTTCTCATCCTGCTCAGAAAATATCCAGCTGAAAAACCCAAGCCCCATAACAGAAGCAAGGAGGCTCCAGCAAAATTTCTTTGCTTTCTGTGTAAAAAATTGATTATTCCAGGAACCCTTTGCTTGAAAATTGCGATATGTAGAAATCTTCTGAAACCTATGCGGCTTTGTGATGACGCTTAACGCTTTATTTTTGTGGAGATCAGACAATGCTCGACGTCCCTCTCGTGACTGAGCGTAAAGCTCTCTTTCCTGTTCTCCATATTTTTGCAAACGCTGCCATAGCTTTACAGCGTTTTCTTTACGAAGCTGCTGCTTGGATACTATAAGCTCTTTGTTTGACTTCGAAACACCCAAAGCCTTGGGTGTTGATGAAGGTTGTCCGGTAGCTTTTTTCGGCCAAAAATTTAACCAGGCCCAGTTCCCGCTAGTTTTTTTAGGAACAGTAGGACCGACAGTCCTCTTGGTACCTGCTAAAATCCCTCTACCCGCCGTTACCAACGGCGTAAACATTGCCTGTGCTGCTGGGACAGTAAAGCCCAACGCAAAAACAACTAAAAGAGACGATGCTTTAAACAACTTGTTCATGATAACCTCCATTTATTGAAAACCATACAAGCACCATAGCCTGGGTTTTCTCAATCTTGCACATCCATTTTTTCTATTATAAATTAAAAAAACAAGAATCTCAAATGGGTTGCAGCGCCCTTTTATTAGATCCTTGCAAGTAATTTTGCCTTATAATACCGCCAGGACTTGTATCCCCCCTTGCTTAAAAGCAAGTCTACCATTG harbors:
- a CDS encoding ankyrin repeat domain-containing protein; protein product: MDILRRAFFLAILSCLALTLEAHTVTGKNSYNNISAKNKTLFTPKVQEPLKGIRKMLPLAQSFGAPVQSLTAGICRNKRVNYASVILSPKKIAYHASSVTNTPKNAAGNHLLSQSSLSLKSTVPTRQSHVAVENKKQNVDKNNDELYAKKSYLTHLFSRAASFFAALFSKKNAEQRKPESKDVVAVTTLSQAGSSEETESVQSEIVKNVDSNKNQATKKIRGWTQLHDAVQKKNIEMVRLLLQEGHDIDVNAQTHAGWTPLHYVVSQHYLEMAELLVSSGANVNAKTDAGWTVLHYAAYAGDCRIVKFLLEKGADIDDVDASGKSALSIAFGAGKSDVVACLLDWGAKDKSGIAKKKFAVNQHVNVQRPSDYFGDKFGQKTQTGSLLHLLNNEWKDVIDKKFTFMVPHVEKSLIGQIRAMAALEREHACAGASATDSHIVLYHRQPGLVSFMHDIFFVLGGKSVVRKVPLRIAQEGHFLRAKNIDELDKQLKLSGIHDHHHSNILVSTNPTLFSNVNCDGESSFLQFIDADKPFIGFAYQGDFDRLLDGVCRYLHVQLTEEEKQTACEVYKQYYQDKNSLLQLFIPKEKVKDYCYLSRPYGRTEFCNDILGRPPTYSHSVDDFFTLLKNDQKKLYPWIGKNEDEEQRIGKVAIVQLRLYPHPDYFLSNTNDLKWRRYDYLLDEQKLEQRKGALISWAQNLSAKCRLTLATASETW
- a CDS encoding ankyrin repeat domain-containing protein, which gives rise to MNKLFKASSLLVVFALGFTVPAAQAMFTPLVTAGRGILAGTKRTVGPTVPKKTSGNWAWLNFWPKKATGQPSSTPKALGVSKSNKELIVSKQQLRKENAVKLWQRLQKYGEQERELYAQSREGRRALSDLHKNKALSVITKPHRFQKISTYRNFQAKGSWNNQFFTQKAKKFCWSLLASVMGLGFFSWIFSEQDEKKDAEPKEQERALTPEERSNFQDERDNALFDAVNVGDCQEAQKLLESGANPNSLYCVGSFCRPLLCDAILRDNIDMVMLLLQHGADPDAKDTRGKPIIFYVLEKGNQATLTTLINHETIDLDQNNGDGLTPLLYATQNKKNDLVKLLLKTDKLVNVDAADRWGFNVLYFATAKAEQPDFEVITLLLERGAQTSGFSVRADDNTQPYQTSILIECVRKFLMAKFDGALTEESKKNKLKVLKFFLDRASKQELERVINFDDIFKRWMPQDKQKEYSKSLRALHWALWSVFGNEARVIGLCTSTVASTFIAPEVSEYAQRRWSELEKALYTEPV